ACTACGAAGTCAAGGAAGCCATCATGCGCAACATCGTGTGCATGTTCGACTCCGGCTTTACCCTGCCCCAGGGACGGGAAGTCATCAATTACTACTATCCCCTGGAGTACGGCTTCGACGGCATCATTGAAATGGCCAAAGAATTGAAGGACAAAGTGGCCGGCCGCGCCGACGGTGACGGTATCATCGGTATGAACCGCCTCTACAACTATGAGGCCGTGATCCTGTCCGTGGAAGGCATGCAGGCTTGGGTAAACAATTACGCCAAGGAGGCCCGCCGCCTGGAAGCCATGGAAAGCGACGCCCAACAGAAAAAGGAATACGGCGAGATGGCGGAACGCCTGGAATGGCTGGTGCACAACAAGCCGCGCAACTTTGTCGAAGCTTTCCAGATGATCGAGACCCTGCACATGGCCGTGCTCAATGAAGACGCCATTTCCGGCATGTCTCCCGGCCGCATCGGCCAGATCCTCTACCCCTGGTACGAGCAGGACATCGAGGCCGGCCGCATCACCGATGACGAGGTTCTGGAACTATTGGAACTGGACCGGGTGGTCAAGACTTCCATCGACTGTTTCGCCTCCATGGGTGTCGTGGGCGGCGTGTTGTCGGGAAATACTTTCAACACCGTGTCCATCGGCGGCCTGACCAAAGACGGCAAATCCGCCGCCAATCCCCTGGAATACCTGGTCCTCAAAGCGGCCGGTACCAATGCCATGCCGCAGAGTACCCTGGCCTTGTTGTATGACGAAAAGCTGCCGGACGATTTCCTTATGCTGGCCGCCGACGTCATTAAGACCGGGTCCGGCTACCCCGCGTTCATGAACAACCGCGTGGCTCAGGACTTCCTCATGAGCCATTACGGGCATGAGGGCATGAACCTGGAAGACGCCCGCGCCTGGGCCATCGGCGGCTGCCTGGAAACCTCCGGTTGTTGCTGGAAGCCCCTGCACTTGAACGGCAAAGAGTACTTTATCCCCGGTGGTGCCGGCCAGCCCACTTCCGTGGGCGTGCACTTCATCGCCCAGCCCAAGGTGTTGGAACTCACCTTGTTCAACGGCGTGGATGCCCGCACCGGAGAAAAGGTGTTCGAGCCCCACAACAGCAAACTGGAGAGCTTTGAAGAGTTGTTCGAGCAGTACAAGAAGTACTGGCAGAAAACCGTGGATGTCCTGGACCTGTGCAACAACATCCAGCACGACATCTGGCGCAAGAACAACATGGCGGTGATCAACTCCTTCATGAAACCCGACTGCCTCGACACCGGCCACCTGATCAATGAAAAAGGCTATCGCTACAATGCCACTTTCAACGTGGAAAATTCCGGCAACATCACCTGGGTCAACTCCATGGCCGCCCTGAAGAAACTGGTCTACGACGACAGAGAAGTCAGCCTGGACGAGATGAAAAAGGCCATGAAAGACAACTTCGGCTTTAAGTCCGCCCGCGACATCGGCTCTTTCTCACTGATGGACCAGGAAAAGAAAGACGAATCGGGTAACAAGTACGACGAGTTGCACTTCAAATGCCTGCAGGCGCCCAAGTACGGCAATGACGATCCCTACGTGGATTCCATCCTGGAAGATTGGGAAAACTTTTTCTGCCGGGATTGCTGGACCTATGAGTCGTTGTACGGTGAGCCCCTCTATGCCTGCCAGATTTCCGTATCCACCCACGGCGCCATGGGCGCGGCCACCATCGCCTCTGCCGACGGTCGCCTGGACGGCACCACCTTCGCCGACGCATCCATGTCCGCCTACCCCGGTACCGACAAGAACGGCCCCTACGCGGTGATGAAATCCGCCACCGTTTGGGATCATTCCCTTTCGCAGAATTCCCAATTGAACCTGAAACTGCATCCCTCCTCCATCAAGGGCGAAGAAGGTTCGCGCAAACTCGTGGACATGACCCGTGCCTACATGAGAATGGGCGGATTCCACGTGCAGTACAACGTGGTCGATTCCAAGGTCCTCAAGGACGCCCAGCAGAACCCACAGAGCTACCGCGACCTGATGGTGCGCGTGGCCGGGTTCACCCAGTACTGGGTGGAGATCGGCAAGCAGGTTCAGGATGAGCTGATCGCCCGGACCGAGTACGAGGGTATCTGACCCTTGAATCCACACACAGGAGATGACTATGAGTGACGAAAAATATGTTCACAAGGATTGCCGCAACTATGCACCCATTGATGTGCGCAAGGGATTCTGCCACGTGCACAAAAAGGAAGTCCCGGCCGACACCGAAGTGTGTGCCAAGTTCGAGCGCGCTCCCAAGTGCCGCTATTGCAAGAACTTCACCGCGGACCAGGAAAAGATTGAGCTGGGGGTCTGCGAAGCCTCAATGAGTACCCCCAAGTTTGTCGCCTACCCCGACATGGTGGCGGTGACCTGCGAGATGTACAAGGAAGCCTGATCGTGAATAGGGGAGGGGGCCAGGCCTCCTCCCCTACCACCCCCCCAAGGAGATCACATGGAAAATAACAAAGCGAAATTATACGGCTACATGGTGGTGTTCGCCTCCTGGCTGGCCGTTTTCAGTCTCTTCGGTTACCGCGCCACCTTCGCCATGCTCAAGGGACCGATGAGTGTGGATCTGGGATGGTCCCAGGCCCAGGTAACCCTTGGATATTCCCTGATGATGACCATCTACGCCATCACCGCCTTTTTTGCCGGTCTGGTACTGGACAAATGGGGTACCAAGCCCGTGTATGCCATTGCCGCGGTGTTCGGCGGTTTGGGTTTTTACCTCACCAGCCTGGTCAGCACCCATTTGGCTTACCTGTTCACTTTCGGCGTGCTGGCCGGCATTGCCACTGGTATGCTGTGGGTGACCTCCACGGTTTCGGTGCGCAAGTGGTATGTGGGCAAAACCTACGCCACCATGTGGGGCTTCGCTTTTGCCGGCGCTCCCATGGCCCAGTGGTTGCTGGCCGAAGTGGTCAAGGGCACCATGGCCGATGGCAGCGCGGACGCATGGCGTTCCTCCATGAAGGTTCTGGCCGTGATTATCTTCGCCCTGCTGTTGCTGGCCGTGTTCATGGCCAAGCGCAATCCGGAACGGTACGACATGAAGCCTTTCGGGGAAATGCCCGCGGCCAAAGGCGCCAAAGCGCCTCATGAGTGGACAACCAAGGAAGCCTATTCCCGGTATGCCATTTGGGGCGCCATCCTGATGTTCCTGACCAGCATGATGGCTGAGTTCCTCATCTGGACGCAATTGGTGAGTTATTGGGTCCAGGACAAAGGATGGGACCGTGTGGCCGCCATCAACGTCTATAAGATAATCGGCATTATCGG
The sequence above is a segment of the Candidatus Aminicenantes bacterium genome. Coding sequences within it:
- the hpdB gene encoding 4-hydroxyphenylacetate decarboxylase large subunit; this encodes MAKKFSQIMAETGQSLEYQAGGKAPEQIVDREVQWKPHPRVQKLKDIYMNTLSSANNEFSYWYTREYFMHDNEVPVVRRAMALKTAFSHLTPVIFPGELLTMRKAAFFRGSFPMPWLSEGFYMAKEDEFYQEALKRGSASVDEHSKFGQGGGNVTKSFDKVVSIAGKFGMRQEEIPVLLELAKMWYGKSVDDLGNKYEKMVPDYEVKEAIMRNIVCMFDSGFTLPQGREVINYYYPLEYGFDGIIEMAKELKDKVAGRADGDGIIGMNRLYNYEAVILSVEGMQAWVNNYAKEARRLEAMESDAQQKKEYGEMAERLEWLVHNKPRNFVEAFQMIETLHMAVLNEDAISGMSPGRIGQILYPWYEQDIEAGRITDDEVLELLELDRVVKTSIDCFASMGVVGGVLSGNTFNTVSIGGLTKDGKSAANPLEYLVLKAAGTNAMPQSTLALLYDEKLPDDFLMLAADVIKTGSGYPAFMNNRVAQDFLMSHYGHEGMNLEDARAWAIGGCLETSGCCWKPLHLNGKEYFIPGGAGQPTSVGVHFIAQPKVLELTLFNGVDARTGEKVFEPHNSKLESFEELFEQYKKYWQKTVDVLDLCNNIQHDIWRKNNMAVINSFMKPDCLDTGHLINEKGYRYNATFNVENSGNITWVNSMAALKKLVYDDREVSLDEMKKAMKDNFGFKSARDIGSFSLMDQEKKDESGNKYDELHFKCLQAPKYGNDDPYVDSILEDWENFFCRDCWTYESLYGEPLYACQISVSTHGAMGAATIASADGRLDGTTFADASMSAYPGTDKNGPYAVMKSATVWDHSLSQNSQLNLKLHPSSIKGEEGSRKLVDMTRAYMRMGGFHVQYNVVDSKVLKDAQQNPQSYRDLMVRVAGFTQYWVEIGKQVQDELIARTEYEGI
- the hpdC gene encoding 4-hydroxyphenylacetate decarboxylase small subunit, with the protein product MTMSDEKYVHKDCRNYAPIDVRKGFCHVHKKEVPADTEVCAKFERAPKCRYCKNFTADQEKIELGVCEASMSTPKFVAYPDMVAVTCEMYKEA
- a CDS encoding MFS transporter is translated as MENNKAKLYGYMVVFASWLAVFSLFGYRATFAMLKGPMSVDLGWSQAQVTLGYSLMMTIYAITAFFAGLVLDKWGTKPVYAIAAVFGGLGFYLTSLVSTHLAYLFTFGVLAGIATGMLWVTSTVSVRKWYVGKTYATMWGFAFAGAPMAQWLLAEVVKGTMADGSADAWRSSMKVLAVIIFALLLLAVFMAKRNPERYDMKPFGEMPAAKGAKAPHEWTTKEAYSRYAIWGAILMFLTSMMAEFLIWTQLVSYWVQDKGWDRVAAINVYKIIGIIGIFSMPILGIIADRVVSRVAHEAKGRKIMLIIGPTTGVVACVFLMMCTTTPTWVAYVAAFVFAVYWAIVPGGVVGYTGAIYGRKTLGKIWGLATLIVMGIGPFLGSFIGGWLKDVSGSYQYSIYYALGSFVVSILLAFSLPLKAEPRA